From Syntrophales bacterium, a single genomic window includes:
- a CDS encoding acyl-CoA dehydrogenase, producing the protein MAEKFISLRNLQFLLHEMFDATALTKYPYFEDHSKETFDMVIDTAMRMGKDLLYPYLNEMDKKPPEFREGKVFVHPLAAQVMKACGEGGWIGAQDSYEHGGQQIPNIIMTSFWGIFCAANYSASVYPFLTADAAHLITSFGSPELLKTYVPKMFAGEWQGTMALTEPQAGSSLTDLTTTAYPTSEGYYKIKGQKIFISCSEYESTENIVNLLLARIEGAPPGVKGISLFVVPKKRPDGNGGIITNDLECIGIYHKLGYRGAPITQLSLGDNDDCRGWLVGKPNNGLSYMFQMMNEERIYAGMGAAAIASAAYYASWEYAKQRPQGRPVMAKEPLTPQVPIIEHADVKRMLLFQRAVVEGSLSLTLQCARYVDLSSVTTGEERERYSLLLDLLTPIAKSYPAEMGILSVSQGLQCLGGYGYCDEFPLEQYYRDVRIHPIHEGTTGIQGIDLLGRKVVMKDGKAFLLFLGELEKTIAAGKAIPECESCAAALAEAMETLREITTALLEIRSKGEMELFLADATLYLELFGIIAISWQWLLQAVTAAGALPAAPAEADINFYNSKLHTCRYFFAYELPKIKGLAACLQNSGDGLTVKMKQEWFE; encoded by the coding sequence ATGGCAGAAAAGTTTATCAGTTTGAGAAATCTTCAATTTTTATTGCACGAAATGTTCGATGCGACCGCGCTTACAAAATATCCCTATTTTGAGGATCACAGCAAAGAAACATTCGATATGGTTATAGATACAGCGATGAGAATGGGAAAAGACTTGCTTTATCCATACTTGAACGAAATGGACAAGAAACCTCCTGAGTTCAGAGAGGGAAAGGTGTTTGTGCATCCTTTGGCCGCGCAGGTTATGAAGGCCTGCGGCGAGGGGGGGTGGATCGGCGCGCAGGATTCGTATGAACACGGAGGGCAGCAGATTCCCAATATAATAATGACATCCTTCTGGGGGATCTTTTGCGCGGCTAATTACTCGGCTTCCGTTTATCCTTTTCTGACAGCCGATGCCGCCCATCTTATCACCTCCTTCGGCTCTCCCGAACTGCTTAAAACTTATGTACCTAAGATGTTTGCGGGCGAGTGGCAGGGAACGATGGCCCTGACAGAGCCTCAGGCCGGCTCTTCGCTTACCGACCTCACTACTACGGCCTATCCTACCTCTGAAGGCTATTACAAAATCAAAGGGCAGAAAATATTTATCTCCTGTTCCGAATATGAATCAACGGAGAACATTGTAAATTTACTGCTGGCCAGAATTGAGGGAGCGCCTCCCGGTGTAAAAGGGATATCCCTTTTTGTTGTCCCTAAAAAGAGACCAGATGGGAACGGCGGGATAATTACCAACGATCTGGAATGCATAGGGATATACCATAAGCTCGGTTACCGCGGCGCCCCGATAACCCAACTTTCTTTGGGCGACAACGACGACTGCCGGGGCTGGCTGGTCGGTAAACCCAACAATGGATTGAGTTATATGTTCCAGATGATGAACGAAGAGAGAATCTATGCGGGGATGGGGGCGGCGGCGATCGCCTCCGCAGCCTATTACGCGTCTTGGGAATACGCAAAACAGAGACCTCAGGGCCGCCCAGTAATGGCCAAAGAGCCGCTGACGCCTCAGGTTCCGATCATAGAGCATGCCGATGTAAAAAGGATGCTTCTCTTTCAGCGCGCGGTCGTCGAAGGTTCGCTTTCCCTGACTCTCCAATGTGCACGCTATGTTGATTTGTCGTCCGTTACAACGGGGGAGGAGCGGGAAAGATATTCGCTCCTGCTTGATCTTCTCACGCCGATCGCCAAGAGCTATCCGGCAGAGATGGGCATTCTCTCGGTCAGCCAGGGTCTCCAGTGCCTCGGCGGATATGGCTACTGCGACGAGTTTCCCTTGGAGCAGTACTACCGCGATGTCCGGATCCACCCGATCCACGAAGGAACAACCGGCATCCAGGGGATAGACCTTTTGGGACGCAAGGTGGTCATGAAAGACGGCAAGGCGTTCCTTTTGTTTCTGGGAGAACTCGAAAAGACCATCGCGGCAGGAAAGGCCATTCCGGAGTGCGAGAGTTGCGCCGCAGCCTTAGCCGAGGCGATGGAAACTCTAAGGGAAATCACGACAGCGTTGTTAGAGATAAGGTCAAAAGGCGAAATGGAGCTGTTCCTGGCGGACGCCACCCTTTACCTTGAACTATTTGGAATAATTGCAATATCTTGGCAGTGGCTGTTGCAGGCGGTAACGGCAGCCGGCGCCCTCCCTGCAGCGCCTGCCGAAGCTGACATCAATTTCTACAACAGCAAGCTCCATACCTGTCGCTATTTTTTTGCCTATGAATTGCCAAAAATCAAAGGCCTTGCTGCCTGTCTTCAGAATAGCGGCGATGGACTGACGGTGAAAATGAAGCAGGAGTGGTTTGAATGA
- a CDS encoding thioredoxin family protein produces MILVEKTNENEFSDSEKTIASLGLDEFEEKVLKDSNPVLVLFMRHDPEFKEQIGSIKDICTNYAGRLKVYLLGDEALRTFRESFAVKGTPTFLLFMNGIEKGRLLGQVDSTDLNDFLSRMLQL; encoded by the coding sequence ATGATCCTTGTAGAAAAAACCAATGAAAATGAATTTTCAGACAGCGAAAAGACAATCGCTTCCCTTGGGTTGGATGAATTCGAGGAGAAGGTTCTTAAAGACAGCAACCCGGTATTGGTTTTATTTATGCGCCATGACCCAGAATTCAAAGAACAAATAGGCTCCATTAAAGATATTTGCACAAACTATGCAGGAAGATTGAAGGTATATTTGTTAGGGGATGAGGCTTTAAGAACATTCAGGGAAAGTTTTGCTGTCAAGGGGACTCCGACTTTCCTGCTATTTATGAATGGAATTGAAAAAGGCCGTCTCCTGGGGCAGGTGGACTCAACGGATTTGAACGATTTTTTGTCCCGAATGTTGCAACTTTAA
- a CDS encoding sigma 54-interacting transcriptional regulator produces the protein MAYDYNLKKMTTPSNSSVPEAEKFEAAMPDVEGRQQAVLQNIEEGYIEVDLKGRLVFWNDSFRDIIGYPEEELLGLDFRKYMEEGMATVVYDAYNKTFRTGMPNKSFTYEINRKDGISRNIENSISLIKDSQGRPVGFRSVVRDITERKRTEEDLEKHRNLMQAIFGSVKDAIITVDKDGVAIEANDATNNICGIERKTIIGERFSECLTDCNKSCLELFNQPFRKDANVKEYRIECEHAKKPLQIVVATSLPLLGRKGEFNGTVLVIRDITHLSNLERELRERHQFQNIIGKSKKMQNIYELLEDLANLETNVLITGESGTGKSLAAKAIHYSGNRVLKPVVTVNCSALPETLLESELFGHVKGAFTGAIKDSQGRFLSAQGGTIILDEIGDVSPRIQLKLLRILEEKEFERVGESIPIKVDVRVIACTNANLKEKIRLGEFREDLYYRLKVVEVPMPPLRERLDDIPLLVGSFCNLFNKRFHKNVEGVSDRVFKAFMSYPWPGNVRELEHSLESAFVICRGPLIVIENIPPEITAYLTGKMSILKKESKEGPGAIIEALHKTDWNKAKAARLLRMDRSTLYRKIKMHHISKPENV, from the coding sequence ATGGCATACGACTATAATTTAAAAAAAATGACCACACCTTCGAATAGCTCTGTTCCGGAAGCGGAAAAATTTGAGGCGGCAATGCCAGACGTCGAGGGAAGGCAGCAGGCGGTCCTTCAGAATATTGAAGAGGGTTACATAGAGGTTGATCTTAAGGGCAGACTGGTATTCTGGAATGATTCGTTTCGCGACATTATCGGATATCCGGAGGAGGAGCTTCTTGGCCTTGATTTTCGCAAGTACATGGAAGAAGGTATGGCGACAGTCGTTTATGACGCATACAATAAAACCTTCCGGACGGGAATGCCCAACAAGTCATTCACATACGAAATAAATAGAAAAGACGGGATCAGCCGAAATATCGAAAACTCAATCTCTCTGATAAAGGATTCGCAAGGCCGGCCGGTTGGGTTCAGAAGTGTTGTGAGGGATATTACAGAGCGGAAGCGGACCGAAGAAGATTTGGAAAAACACCGCAATCTCATGCAGGCAATTTTTGGAAGCGTAAAAGATGCGATAATTACCGTAGATAAGGACGGGGTGGCGATTGAGGCAAATGATGCCACCAATAATATTTGCGGGATAGAGCGTAAGACGATTATTGGGGAGCGATTCAGCGAATGCCTGACAGACTGCAATAAATCCTGCCTGGAATTATTTAATCAGCCGTTCAGGAAGGATGCCAATGTCAAAGAATACAGAATTGAATGTGAACATGCAAAAAAACCGCTCCAGATAGTCGTCGCAACAAGTTTGCCGCTGCTGGGAAGGAAAGGTGAATTCAATGGGACGGTTCTTGTCATAAGGGATATAACCCACCTCAGCAACCTGGAGCGTGAGCTCAGAGAGAGACACCAATTTCAGAATATTATTGGCAAGAGCAAAAAGATGCAAAACATCTATGAACTGCTGGAAGATCTGGCTAATTTAGAAACCAATGTCCTGATTACGGGAGAGAGCGGAACGGGGAAATCATTGGCGGCCAAGGCCATCCATTACAGCGGCAATAGGGTTCTCAAGCCCGTGGTAACGGTGAATTGCTCCGCGTTGCCGGAAACATTACTGGAAAGTGAGCTGTTTGGCCATGTCAAAGGGGCCTTTACAGGCGCCATAAAAGACTCCCAGGGTCGCTTCCTGTCTGCGCAGGGCGGGACGATCATTTTAGACGAAATAGGCGACGTTTCACCCAGAATACAGTTGAAGCTTTTGAGAATCCTTGAAGAAAAGGAATTTGAAAGGGTTGGAGAATCTATCCCCATCAAGGTTGACGTGCGAGTTATTGCCTGTACAAACGCAAACCTGAAAGAAAAAATCAGGTTGGGGGAATTCCGGGAGGACCTTTATTATCGTCTGAAAGTAGTCGAGGTGCCGATGCCGCCGCTCCGGGAAAGGCTCGACGACATTCCTCTGCTGGTTGGCAGTTTCTGTAATTTGTTCAACAAGAGATTCCACAAGAATGTAGAAGGGGTTTCGGACCGGGTGTTTAAGGCATTTATGAGCTATCCCTGGCCCGGAAACGTTCGAGAGCTGGAGCATAGTTTGGAAAGCGCTTTTGTCATTTGCCGGGGACCGCTGATAGTTATTGAGAACATCCCACCCGAAATAACAGCATATTTGACAGGCAAGATGTCGATACTCAAAAAAGAGTCCAAAGAGGGACCGGGAGCGATTATCGAGGCGCTGCACAAGACCGACTGGAACAAAGCAAAAGCTGCCCGTCTTTTAAGAATGGATCGAAGCACCCTGTACAGAAAAATCAAAATGCATCATATCTCAAAACCCGAGAATGTGTAG